In the genome of Pontibacter actiniarum, the window AAGCCTGTACACCAGATAACCGCGTCCACAGCTTCTTTGTGGCCGTCTGGCCAGATCACGCCCTGTTCATAAAAGGCATCAAAAGGGCGCACTGCCTGCAGCGCACCGCGCTCCCGCGCCTCTATCACCGAGGGTACCATCACAATACTCCCCAGGTTATACTTGTCCGGGTCTAAGGCTTCCCCTTTCTGCAGGGCGTAGTATTTCGCAGAGGCTATGTCGAATAGCACGCTGCCGTCCACCTCGTCTGGCAGAAAGGACGGCTCCCGCAAAGTTACCCACGTCGCATCGGCTACCTTCGAGACCTCTGCCAAGAGCTGTGCACCGGAGTTTCCGCCTCCTATTACCAATACCCGTTTCCCTTGCAGCTGTTCCGGGTTTCTGTACTCAGAGGAGTGCAGCAAAGCGCCCTTGTAGGTGTCCTGGCCTGGATAGGAGGGAATGTAAGGCTGCTGTACAATGCCCGTCGCGCTGATGACGGTACGGGCATAGTAAGTGCCTTTATCCGTCTTCAGCTCAAAGATCCCTTCTTTAAAACAAACATCCTGCACCTGTACAGGCCGCTGCACCGGAAATTTATACCTGTCCTCATAGTTCTGGAGGTATGAGATCGTCTCCGCGCGCGTAGGGTACACATGGGACGTTTTGGGCATGAGCCAGCCCGGCAGGCTGCTGAACTCGGCGGGGGAGAAGAGGTTAAGGGAGTCCCAGGCCTTAAGCCAGGAGCCGCCCGCTTCCGGCTGGTTATCGAGCAGGAGGTAGGAGAGGCCCGTCCTCCTGAGATAGTACGCACAGGCAAGGGCACTCTGGCCTCCCCCGATTATGATCGTATCAAATGTTTCTTGCATTTTTTGCCTTGCTTATACACAAGAGCCCCAACCGTTTTAAAAGTCAGGGCTCTTGTGCTACGTGTTCATACGGAAGCTCCCGCAGGAGGATATCCGGCTTACGTGCTTACTGCGACCACTCCGTTGGCTGGCGGTCCCAGCGGTGGCCTTTTAGCTCTTGCAGCAGCTGCTGTGGCAGGCCCTTGCCGTCGCTGGTGCCGAGGTTGGCCGCTACGTGGTTGGCTTTGCGCATGCCGGGTATGGTGGTGCTGATCTGCGGGTTGCTCAGGATAAAGCGCAGCGCCATCTCGGCCATGGTCATCCCTTCCGGCACCAGCGGCCGAAGCGCCTCTGCGTGGTCCACACTGCTGTTCAGGTTTTCCGGTACAAAGTAGGAGTTGCGCCAGTCACCTTCCGGAAACGTGGTGCCTTTGGTGAGGTTGCCGGTCAGGGTGCCTTCATCAAAGGGCACGCGGGCAATAATGCCCACATCCAGCTGCTCGCAGAGCGGGAAGAGCTCGTCTTCCGGCGCCTGGTCAAAGATGTTGTAGATAACCTGCACGGCGCTGATGTGGCCGGTGCGCAGGGTCTGGAGCACGTTCTGCGGTTCCCAGCGGTTCACGCTCACGCCCATGTGCTGGATCTTACCGTCGGCTTTGAGCTTCTCCACGGCACGTTGCCACTCCTCGTTATCCGCCCAGGCATCTTCCCACACATGAAACTGCTGCAGGCCGATCGTCTCCACGCCCAGGTTTTTCAGGCTTTTCTCGGTGTACGCGATGATATGCTCCGCCGGGAAAACATCCTCTAGCTTAAACTCCGGTTTGGAGGGCCATGTAAAGTTCTTGGGCGGTATTTTCGTGGCCATGTACAGCTGCCTTTCCGGGTGGCGCTTCAGCAGTTGCCCCAGCAGCTTCTCGCTGTGGCCTTCTCCGTAGCCCCAGGCCGTGTCAAAAAAGTTGCAGCCGTTCTCTACGGCTAAATCCAGGGAGCGCTCCGACTGCCGGTCATCCGACTCTTTCCAGCCGGCCATGCCCCACATGCCGTAGCCTACCTCGCTTATTTTCCAGCCTGTGCGGCCAAATCGTCTGTATTGCATTGCCTGTCTCTTTATGTTTGTCTCCTTAAGGTATAAAATAAATCCGGCGATGGAGGGTCCGCCAGCCTGTCAGGAGTACTGCCGCCCTGCCCGAATAGTTTTAAGGTCTTTGGCGGAGGTGCGGTTGCATGCCCTAACAAAACAAAAAAAGCGCTCCTCTGGTAAGGGAAGCGCTTCTCTCGGCTTGGCTGCTGCTACTCAGCTGCCATTACCTTTCGGATCTGTGCCTGTACGGCAGGGTCCTCTTTATAGGCTTTCAGGATGTTGTTATACTCCTCCATCGTCAGGCCCTCTTCTTCAATGGCCTGCTCTACTTTCTCTTTCACCTCGGGCTGCAGCTGTACAATAGCCTGGGCCGCCGTGCTGAAAGCGGCGATCTCTTCAGGGTTCTCGGCCACTTCTTCCAGCTTTTTCTGGCGGTGAGCCTTTGCCAGCTCGTTAAAACGGTCAACGCTGAGGTCCTGCTCCTCAATGGCAGACACCAGGGCCGTGCGGCTCTCCTTCTGGATCTCGGTCGCCTTGGTGTTCGCGTCTAAAAAGCTTCTCAGCTCTTCGTCAGAATAGGTCTGTGAGGTTTGCTGCTCCTGCGGAGCCGCTGTCTGTTGTGCGAAGGCTGCCTGCCCGAAGCAAAGAGAAGTCGCGACAAAGGCAGCTGCAATGGTCCCTTTCTTGAATAATACCATATAGTGGTTTTGGTTAGGATTGGGTTAAAAATAAATTTAGGGCAGGTACGGATACCATTTGCCGGTGAGGTGCACCAACGAAAGAATGGGCTGTGGAACGGCCAGTTGAACGGCCATACAGAAATCCGCACCTAGTTAAGTATAAACAATTATGACGCCAAAGGCAAAATAATCTCCTGTAAGTCAAAGCTTATGCTCTTTTCCTTATGTTTTGGCGGCGTGCGCGGCTGGTGTGGCAGCGGCTGCGCAGGGTGAGGCTGGCGACAGCGGTTGGCTATGCTTCGTAAAAATCGACTCTGCCGGTCTCCACGTCGTACATGCCCCCGATAATACGGATTTCCCCGTTCTGCTCCATCTCCGCCAGGATGGGGCTCTGCTTCCTGACCTGCTCCATGCCCAGGTGTACGTTGTTCTCGGTTACATGCGTTACGAAGTCTGTGTTTTTGCCGTTCCGCTCTGTTTGGGTCTGTGTTTCGCGCTCAATGGCCGGCTCCACCTTCTTCAACAGCCCTGTCAGGTTCCCCAGCTCCACATGGTCGCAGGCCCCCGTAATGGCGCCGCACCTTGTGTGGCCCAGCACCACAACCAGCTTGGACCCCGCTGCCTTGCAGGCAAACTCCATGCTGCCCAGTATGTCTTCGTTTACAATGTTGCCGGCAATCCGGATACTGAAGATGTCTCCCAGGCCCTGGTCAAAAATCAGCTCGGCCGAAGTTCTGGAGTCGATGCAACTGAGTATGACAGCGAAGGGAAACTGGCCCGTAGAGGTCTCGTTCACCTGCTGCAGGAGGTTCCGGTTGGCTTTCAGGTTGTTGACAAAGCGCTCGTTTCCCTCCTTCAGAAACTGAATCGCCTTCTCCGGCGTCATGCTGCTCTGCGTTTCTTTGGTATGTGTTCTCATGGTATGGTAGTTGGTTACATAATGTAGTACTTCTCTGCGGCTAAAGGCTTGGGCACATCCGCGTCGTGCAGTATCTGCTTAATGTTGATCTCGATGGTTCTGGCAATAGCCGTGACGGGTGTGTCAGTGGGCTTGTTGCGGAAGGGGTCCTGCATGTGCCGCGCCGTTTTCTCTATCAGGAAGAAGGTCGTGGCGATAAAAGTCAGGACCGGAATCTCATACACGCCTATCGTCTCGACCAGGGCCAGCGACAGCACCACCAGGAAGAGGTAAATAAAGAAGTGCACGATCAGCTTATAGGTAACGGGAAACACGGTGCCCCTGATGCGCTCGGCCTTGCCCATCGACTCGCAGAGGCGGGTGAGGGTGCTGTCGAGCTGCACCTGCTGGTACGGGTTTACCGCCTCAAGCCGAAGCAGGGCTTTCAGGTCGTGCACGTGGCACATGAGCAGGGCCAGCGGCTTGTTGCTGTGCTTCCGGATGTAGTTTATCTCCTCCGGCGACAGGTTGGCCTCCTGCTCTTCCTTAATGGGCTCGTTCCCCCGCAGCGACTCCCCCAGGCTGTAGCACCAGGCAATCTGGCGGTAGGCCATCCGGTGCAGCAGCTGCCGCGGCTCCGTCCGCTCCTCGTCCACGAAGCCTTTTAGCTGCAGCACCAGGGAGCGGGAGTCGTTTACAATGGCACCCCATACTTTGCGGGCCTCCCACCAGCGGTCGTACGACTGGTTAAGTTTAAAAGCAAGTATAAGGGAGATGGAGGTACCCAGGATAGCCGGCAGCTGAAACGGAACAGGCGGCAAGTAATCGGTGAAAAAATGTTTCAGGAGGTGGAAAGCCACAGAAAAAAGCAATACCCGCAGCACGTCATACTTTACTTTGTTGAGCATGTAGCTGAAGGGAATCGTTTTGTCTATGAGCATACGGAGTGTTTATCGAGTTTCTAAGAATCGCCTGTAAAAGCGCACAGCGCGGTGTGCCGGAAACTATTCTACGCCATCTTTTCGGGAATAGTTAGACGCACCTGTAGCCCAAAGCGGCTTGTGTCGGTCTGTGTTATGCCACCAAGTCGGCCTTGCCAACTTAGCGGCCCAAACCAACGTTTTGCTTAATAAGGCGCTAATTAACAGGGTGGTTGCAGAGCTTTTAATAGCTCTGCAACATTTGCCTTGATTTTAATGTACATACATTTTATGTAGGTATTATTAATCGATGCCTGCCAATCCTCAGACACACGAGCGCAGCTAACCCATGCCGCAGGCATGCCGGCGGCGTTTGAAGATACAACAAACCTAAAAATCACAGATTATGGCTACAACAAAATGGGTCGTAGACCCGACGCACAGCGAGGTACAGTTTAAGGTGAAGCACCTGATGATTACGACCGTAACGGGGTATTTCAGCAAGTATAACGTAGAGGTGGAGACAGAAGACGAGGACTTCACAAAGGCCTCGCGCATTGTTTTTACGGCTGATGTGGACTCTATCAGCACCAATAACGAGCAGCGCGACACGCACCTGAAATCGCCCGACTTTTTCGACGCTGCCAACCATGCCCAGGTTCGCTTTGAAGGCAACAAGTTCGAGAAAGCCTCCGACGACCAGTACAAACTGCACGGGGACCTCACCATCCGTGGCACTACAAAGCCGGTAACGGTTAATGTGGAGTTCGGTGGTATCGTTGTGGACCCGTACGGGCAGACAAAAGCGGGCTTTACCGTCACCGGCAAGATCAACCGTAAAGAGTTCGGCCTGTCCTGGGACGCGGTAACAGAAGCCGGTAGTGTGGTGGTGAGCGATGAGATCAAACTCAACAGCGACATCCAGCTGGTAAAGCAAGGCTAAGCACTTTGCCTTATAGAGCTAAGTGGAGATAATCAGGAAGAGCTGCTTTCAGGTAAGGCAGCTCTTTTTGTTTACGGGCCGGGGATGGGCGGCTTGTACTGCTGCTACTTTTCATACTTGGTAGCGATCGGCTTGGGCTGCACTTCGCGGCCCCGGTTGTGGGCATAGGCCTTGGTAACCTCCGCACCCAACAGCAGGATAACGGAGGAGTAGAAGACCCACAGCAGCAGTATGACCAAAGAGCCCGCCGCCGCATAGATACCGGAGATAACCATGCGCCCGAGCAGGAAGTTAATGATCTGCTTGCCGATCAGGAAGAGCAGGGACGTGATGGCCCCACCCATCAAGGCATCCTTCCAGGGCACCTTCACATCGGGCAGGATCTTGAGTATCGCAGTGAAGAAGACGTACACTATCGTTAGGTAGAAGACGGTGTTTACAACCTGGATGGTGGAGGAGAAGTGCTCCTCCAGCAGCATCCGCAGCTGATCGCCAAGCATCGCCACCAGGGTGTCGAACAGCAGGCTGAGGGCAAACAGCAGGCCCAGGTTCGCTACCATCGCCAGCGCTGAAAGCCTGTTTTTCAGCAGTTGCACCAACCCCACCCCAGGTTTTGTCCGTACCTGCCACACGGCGTTCAGCGCCTTCTGTATAATAAAGAACGTGATGGTAGAGCTTTGGATGATAATGACCAGGCCTATGGTTATTCCCCAGAACCCGGTGGGGGCCTCTACGGCGTTCTCCAGTATGGAGCTCACCTGCGTGCTTGCCTGCTCGCTAACCAGGCTTTCCACCTCTTTCACAAGTTGGGAGCGCACGGTGCTTTCCGAAAAGAAAATAGAACCGGCAAACATAAGAATGATCAGGATGGCAGGAAGAGAGAAAATGGTGAAGAAGGCAATAGCGGCACTGTAGACGATCGGCTCGCCCTGCAGGAAGTTCCGTCTGGAGTACTTCAATATCTCCCAGGTGTTTGTAAAGAAATGCTTCAGTTTTTTTACCATGCCCTTTTACCGCCTTTACTGCAGGCTCTGTTGAATAACGCTTACCGGGCGCATTGGTTGGTGGCATTGCCGGAAAGCGACTTACCCCAGTGGGGCAGAGGAGCACCATTAGGTGGTGAAGGCGGCTGTACGGTAAAAGGCGTGAGCGTTGCTGCTGCTTTTAAGCTGCAACCGTACAGCCGCGCTGTTTCTGGTATCATTTTTTGCTCCCGTTAGTTTGGTTTGTTTCTGTTGATAATCAGTGTGATAGGTTGCTTTTTGTGCTTTTTAGAAGCTAGCTGCCTCTGCTTTGGCGCATGTGCCGGAGGCGGCGTGGCATACAAATTGTAAATGACTGCTCTAAATGCGTGACAGTTTGTTTTAAAGACTAAATAACACGTTTATGAAAAAAGGAACATTCATTTTCAGCCTGGTTTTTATAGTATCAATCATGCTGAGCAAGCCGGGAGAGGCACAGGATAGAAAGATAAGCCCACAGGCAAAAGGCACTGTTATCGGCGCTGCAACGGGTGCCGCCGCAGGTGCCATCATACACAAGCGCAACCGCGTGGTAGGCGGTGTTGTCGGCGGTGTAGTAGGTGGCGGCGCAGGCTATGTAATTGGCAAGCGCATCGATAACAAGAACAAGGCAGAAGAGGCCGAACGGGCTGCCGAGGCAGAACGTATAGCGGCCGCGGAAAGAGCCGCCGCCGAGGCTAGGGAGACAAGAGCAGTAGCTGCAGCCAGTGCCCCTGCCAGCGCGCCGGCTAAAAAAACAGTTGCCGCAAAGAGAGCGGCCGCCCCAGCCAGGCAAGCGCTTGCTGCCCCGGCCCCGGCCGCAGTTGCCTATGCCGACTACACAGAGGTCCAGGACCCTATCATGACCATTGCTTTCCTGCCGAACCCCACGTACGGAGACCCCTCTACCGCATACAGCACCTCTGAGGTAAGGAGAAAAAGCTGGTAAGCTAACGTATACGCAGCATTTCATGTACCTTAAGCCCGGACCTGTAGGTTTGGGCTTTTTACAAGCAAACACTAAAGATGATACTTATGAAACGATACTTGTCTATCCTGTTCTTTGCCGTTGTGCTTTCGTCTTGCACGCAGCAGAAAGAGGCGGTAAACATACAGCGCCTGAACCAGGAGTTTATCAGTGCCTGGAACAACGATGACCCCGAGAAGGTGATTTCCTTCCTGGCAGACGATGTGCAGTTCATTCAGGGCGAAACGCACTTCAACGGCAAGTCTGAAGTTGCCAACAAGTGGGTAAAGGATACTTACCCCACCATCAGCGACCTGAAAACGAATGTAGTAAGCACAGGTGCCGATGAGCAGATCGCCTACGAGGCGGGTACTTTCTCTGTGGATGTGCTCCCCTCCGGCACAGACCAGCTGCACGGGATAGGAGAGGGTAACTTTATCCTGCTTTGGAAAAAGGGAGCCGACGGCAACTGGAAGCTCAGCTATGCACAGCTGGAGGGCTTGCCGGTGCAGGCAAAGAACTAGCCACCGAAGTAACTGAAAACAAAAAGCCTGGCAAGTGTATACTTGCCAGGCTTTTTTATGGAAGGTTTCCTGCGCGGGCAGGAAACGCGTCTTTTACTTTTTCGACTGCGGCTCTGTAACCGGGAAGCCGCGGTCACGCATCAGCGCATCGATTTTGGCGTCGCGGCCACGGAACTTTCTGTAAGCCTCGGCCGGGTCCATGGAGTTTCTAGGCGCGAAGAGGTACTTACGCAGCTTGGCCGCCACCTCTTTGTCGTAGAAGCCGCCCGGTGCCTCTTCAAACGCCTCTGCGGCATCCGCTGTCAGCACATCGGCCCACATGTAGCCGTAGTAAGCGGTGGCATAGCCCTCCCCGGAGAACACGTGTCCGAAGTGCGGCGAACGGTGGCGCATCACCAGTTCGCTTGGCATGTTCATGGCCGCCAGCGTTTCGCGCTCAAATGCATCCGGGTCTATACTTGCCGGGTCTGCCAGGTGGTACTTCATGTCCATCAGGGCCGACGCCAGGTACTCCGTCGTGGCAAAGCCCTGGTTAAAGGTAGAGGCCTTTTTGATCTTCGCCACCAGCTCCGCCGGCATTACCTCACCCGTTTTGTGGTGCTTCAGGAACTGGTTGATCACCTTGTCGGTAGACAGCCAGCGCTCGAGCAGCTGCGACTGGAACTCCGTATAGTCCCTCACACCGCCGTTCAGCGTCGGGTACTTCACATTAGACGACAGGAAGTGCAGCGCATGGCCGAACTCGTGGAAGAAGGTCGTCGCATCATCCCACGAAACCAGCACTGGCTCGCCCGGAGCCGGCTTGATGAAGTTGGAGTTGTTGGAGGCCAGCACGGTTTGCTTGCCGTTGAAGGTGGTGTGGCTGCGGTACGGCGAAGCCCAGGCGCCGGAGCGTTTGCCCTGGCGTGCAAATGGGTCCAGGTACCACAGGCCGATGTGCTCTCCGGTCGTCTTGTCGGTTACTTCCCATACTTTCACATCTTCGTGGAAAACAGGCACAGCGCCTTCCGCCACTGGCGTAAACTTGTAGTTAAACAGCTCTCCCGCGGTAAAGAAAAGCGCCTGCGTCAGGTTGTTCAGCTCCAGGTACTGCTTTACCTCGTCAGAGTCCAGGTCATACTTCTGCTGGCGCACTTTCTCGGCGTAGTAGCGATAGTCCCACGGCTTGATCGTGATGCTCTTGCCGCTGGCATCGGCCACCGCCTGCATGTCTGCCACTTCCTCTTTCACGCGGGCGATGGCAGCCGGCCAAACGGCGTTCATCAGGTCCATGGCGCGCTCCGGTGTTTTAGCCATGCGGTTCTGCAGGCGCCAGTCGGCGTAGTTGTCGTAGCCCATCAGCTTTACGCGCTCATTTCGGAGCTGGAGTATCTTCTGGATGTTCTCGTTGTTATCGGAGGCGTCGCCGTTGTCGCCGCGGGAGTAGTAGGTGTTCCATACTTTCTCGCGCAGCGCACGCTCGTCGGAGTAGGTCAGGAACTGGTCCATGGACGAGCGGGTGTTGGTTACGGCATACTTGCCTTCCTGGCCGCGGTCGGCGGCGGCTTTGGCGGCAGCCTTCACAAACGACTCCGGCAGGCCGCTCAGCTGGTCTTTGGTCAGGTAGGTAACGTAGTTCTCCTCATCGGCCAGGATGTTGTTAGAGAACGCGGTGTAGAGCGACGAAAGCTCTTTGTTGATAGCGGCATAGCGCGCTTTGGCAGCGGCATCCAGGTTGGCGCCCTCCATGGCAAAGCCTTTGTACACCAGCTGCACTACGCGTTGCTGGTCTGCCGGCAGGGCCTTTTTCTGGGAGTTGTCATAAACCGTTTTGATGCGCTGAAACAGCTTCTCGTTCTGGGAGATCTTTGAGTTGAACTCAGAAATCTTCGGGGCCAGCTCCGCCTGAATCGCCCTGAACTCCGGCGAAGACTTGTTGCTGCTCCAGATGCTGTAGTAGGTAAAGGCGCGGTTCAGCTCCTCGCCCGCCTTCTCCAGGGGCTCAATGGTGTTGGCGAAGGTAGCGGGGGCAGGGTTGTTGGCAATGGCCTCGATCTCGGCCAGCTGTATGGCCATGCCCTGTTCAATGGCTGGCTTCAGGTCGGCCAGGTCCATCTTGTCGAAAGCAGGAACGCCTCCGTAAGGGCCTGTCCACTTGGCCAGTAAAGGATTGTCGGTATGCTTTTGTTGCTCCATGGCGGTAGGTGTTTGTTGCGACTGCTGCCCCTGTTGGGTAGAGGTGCAACCGAGTAAGGCCAGCATCACAAGCACGCTTGATTTTTTGCCGGCATACAGCATCTGGTTTCCCATATAAGTAGGTAGTAAGGGTATAATAGTTAGAGTTTAGACATAGTTAGCGATAACTATAGCACAAGTTACTAAAAAATACCGATAGATTTGGCCTTGGAAGGCGCGTGGGTTAGCCTGGCCATGTGGATTAGGCGCTGTAAAAGCCGTGGGGGCAAACACTGGCTGCCCGCATCGGCACGTGCGCCCCAACGTATAGCAACCTTAAACCCAACGTATAAGATGGACGAGCAAAGCACACGCAACAAGCAAACAACACTGCAGCTATATAACACCGTACTGCCTGCCATGGCAGAGCACATCCACCGGAACATTACCCCGGTTTTACCTCTCTTTCACGATTTTAAACTGGAGCGGCTCATCGATACCTGGACCAAAGACCCCGCCGCCGACCCGGACGAGAGCGTTAGCGTCGAGAACGGCAACGTGCAGCAACTGGGGCTAAAGCTGCGGCTGGAGGGCTTCCAGAGAGCCGGGGCCGAGGCCTTCGACATTTCCAAAGACCTCCTCTTTAAACTGGAGCATCACAGCTACACCGTAGGCCCCAACAAAAACGACAGCTGGCTTGAAAAAGAGTACCACCAGAAGTGGGAGAAGTCAGAGTACGAAACGATTGCCGAGAAGTGGAGCGAGGAACTGATCGAGGAGCTCACGCAGCGGCTTGAAAAACTGTCCTAAACCGACATGCCTGGCAACCCTGAACGGCGGTGCTGCTCGCTGCATGAGCGACGGAAGCAGCTAGAAGGCTTTAAAACCTTTGCGCGCGGCCCGTACGTTCTGCCTTGCCAGCGCAAGCTTTGCCCTGGGCAGGTGGCGCCGGTACGGCCGGGCATGCTATCTTTGCTGCCATGAACTCGATTAAGCTCAGCCCTTACTACCGCCTCTACGCCTTCTCGGATTACCGGAGCATGAAAGCAGCCCTGCCTTACATGCGGCGGGTGGTGCTGGCAAAGGGGCTGGTGGAGGTGGAGGAGTCGGAGGCGCGGAGCTATGTATGGCGCATCAGGGGGCAGGGCTATAAGAACTACCTGGAGCCGCTCGGCAGCCAGCGTACCAAGGGCACAGGCATACAGTCCCTCATCACGGCCCTGCAGGTGCTTTACAAAAGCAATGGCTACTCTGCCCGGTACATTGTGATAGAGCGGGGGTAGGCTGCTTTTTATACTTGTGGTAGCGGATGCGCTGCTTTGCGGTAGCAGGTAAGCGCCTGAAACTGCCGGGGCAGCGTTGGCATTACTGTTGCCTTTCTTACTACAAGAGCTACAGGAAGCCCTTATTCTAGGATCTGCCCTTTACCAACCTGCAGGCCTGGAGTATCGGCAGCTCTGTTTCAGAAGCGGCCTGTTGTCGGGCCGTTTTTCCGTTAACCATTCCTGCGGTACCGCCAGCACCCCTTATTCCTGCTGTTTACCCTCATAACGTTTCCCGAAGTGGCCTTTTCATGGCCTGTGTCAGTGCTTTTATATTTGTTTGAATGCCTTTTGTTTATGAACGATACCGAAGGCGGGCCGTATTATCTACTACGGAGGAACAATACGAGAACGGTTGTTGGCTCTGCCATTTAAAACAAACTTAATAATAAAGCTATGTCACATACAGTAGTAGGAGTTTTCGACACCTCCAACGAGGCCCAAACCGCCTTACAACAGCTAGTTAGCAGCGGGTTTTCAAGAGACAACATCGATATTGCACCCAACACCAACGCGGGGGCGGACGAGCACGACAAGAAAGACGACAGTATAGGTAACTTCTTCCGGAACCTGTTCGGTAGCGGAGACCATTCGGAGCGGTACTCCAACTACGCGCGAACGGGGGCTATTGTCACCGTGCACGTCAGGTCGGCGGCAGATGCCGAGAAAGCGGCCGATATACTGGACGAGCACGGCGCTGTAAACCTGGACGAGCGCGCTACCGGGCAAGGCACCGGTGCTGTAGCCGCAGACAGGGGCAGGCCCGAAACCTCCGCCACCGACACAACCATCCCGGTGGTAGAGGAGGAGATGCAGGTAGGGAAGCAGGAAGTAGAAACAGGGGGCGTGCGGTTA includes:
- a CDS encoding YceI family protein, with the protein product MATTKWVVDPTHSEVQFKVKHLMITTVTGYFSKYNVEVETEDEDFTKASRIVFTADVDSISTNNEQRDTHLKSPDFFDAANHAQVRFEGNKFEKASDDQYKLHGDLTIRGTTKPVTVNVEFGGIVVDPYGQTKAGFTVTGKINRKEFGLSWDAVTEAGSVVVSDEIKLNSDIQLVKQG
- a CDS encoding glycine zipper domain-containing protein; translated protein: MKKGTFIFSLVFIVSIMLSKPGEAQDRKISPQAKGTVIGAATGAAAGAIIHKRNRVVGGVVGGVVGGGAGYVIGKRIDNKNKAEEAERAAEAERIAAAERAAAEARETRAVAAASAPASAPAKKTVAAKRAAAPARQALAAPAPAAVAYADYTEVQDPIMTIAFLPNPTYGDPSTAYSTSEVRRKSW
- a CDS encoding M3 family metallopeptidase, which produces MGNQMLYAGKKSSVLVMLALLGCTSTQQGQQSQQTPTAMEQQKHTDNPLLAKWTGPYGGVPAFDKMDLADLKPAIEQGMAIQLAEIEAIANNPAPATFANTIEPLEKAGEELNRAFTYYSIWSSNKSSPEFRAIQAELAPKISEFNSKISQNEKLFQRIKTVYDNSQKKALPADQQRVVQLVYKGFAMEGANLDAAAKARYAAINKELSSLYTAFSNNILADEENYVTYLTKDQLSGLPESFVKAAAKAAADRGQEGKYAVTNTRSSMDQFLTYSDERALREKVWNTYYSRGDNGDASDNNENIQKILQLRNERVKLMGYDNYADWRLQNRMAKTPERAMDLMNAVWPAAIARVKEEVADMQAVADASGKSITIKPWDYRYYAEKVRQQKYDLDSDEVKQYLELNNLTQALFFTAGELFNYKFTPVAEGAVPVFHEDVKVWEVTDKTTGEHIGLWYLDPFARQGKRSGAWASPYRSHTTFNGKQTVLASNNSNFIKPAPGEPVLVSWDDATTFFHEFGHALHFLSSNVKYPTLNGGVRDYTEFQSQLLERWLSTDKVINQFLKHHKTGEVMPAELVAKIKKASTFNQGFATTEYLASALMDMKYHLADPASIDPDAFERETLAAMNMPSELVMRHRSPHFGHVFSGEGYATAYYGYMWADVLTADAAEAFEEAPGGFYDKEVAAKLRKYLFAPRNSMDPAEAYRKFRGRDAKIDALMRDRGFPVTEPQSKK
- a CDS encoding carbonic anhydrase family protein, which translates into the protein MRTHTKETQSSMTPEKAIQFLKEGNERFVNNLKANRNLLQQVNETSTGQFPFAVILSCIDSRTSAELIFDQGLGDIFSIRIAGNIVNEDILGSMEFACKAAGSKLVVVLGHTRCGAITGACDHVELGNLTGLLKKVEPAIERETQTQTERNGKNTDFVTHVTENNVHLGMEQVRKQSPILAEMEQNGEIRIIGGMYDVETGRVDFYEA
- a CDS encoding YsnF/AvaK domain-containing protein, which codes for MSHTVVGVFDTSNEAQTALQQLVSSGFSRDNIDIAPNTNAGADEHDKKDDSIGNFFRNLFGSGDHSERYSNYARTGAIVTVHVRSAADAEKAADILDEHGAVNLDERATGQGTGAVAADRGRPETSATDTTIPVVEEEMQVGKQEVETGGVRLRSRIIERPIEEHLRLREEHVRVERNPVNRPATPGDMNAFKEGSVEMTEHAEEPVVRKEARVVEEINLGKDVEEHDENIKGTVRKTDVEVDRLDEDELRRRRTEGDRPGNV
- a CDS encoding aldo/keto reductase, producing the protein MQYRRFGRTGWKISEVGYGMWGMAGWKESDDRQSERSLDLAVENGCNFFDTAWGYGEGHSEKLLGQLLKRHPERQLYMATKIPPKNFTWPSKPEFKLEDVFPAEHIIAYTEKSLKNLGVETIGLQQFHVWEDAWADNEEWQRAVEKLKADGKIQHMGVSVNRWEPQNVLQTLRTGHISAVQVIYNIFDQAPEDELFPLCEQLDVGIIARVPFDEGTLTGNLTKGTTFPEGDWRNSYFVPENLNSSVDHAEALRPLVPEGMTMAEMALRFILSNPQISTTIPGMRKANHVAANLGTSDGKGLPQQLLQELKGHRWDRQPTEWSQ
- a CDS encoding ArsO family NAD(P)H-dependent flavin-containing monooxygenase gives rise to the protein MQETFDTIIIGGGQSALACAYYLRRTGLSYLLLDNQPEAGGSWLKAWDSLNLFSPAEFSSLPGWLMPKTSHVYPTRAETISYLQNYEDRYKFPVQRPVQVQDVCFKEGIFELKTDKGTYYARTVISATGIVQQPYIPSYPGQDTYKGALLHSSEYRNPEQLQGKRVLVIGGGNSGAQLLAEVSKVADATWVTLREPSFLPDEVDGSVLFDIASAKYYALQKGEALDPDKYNLGSIVMVPSVIEARERGALQAVRPFDAFYEQGVIWPDGHKEAVDAVIWCTGFGYALDHLQCLGLVKASGRVVTEGTKAVERPGLWLVGYGGWTGFASATLIGVGRSAKETVKQVQAYLQQA
- a CDS encoding YybH family protein, with amino-acid sequence MKRYLSILFFAVVLSSCTQQKEAVNIQRLNQEFISAWNNDDPEKVISFLADDVQFIQGETHFNGKSEVANKWVKDTYPTISDLKTNVVSTGADEQIAYEAGTFSVDVLPSGTDQLHGIGEGNFILLWKKGADGNWKLSYAQLEGLPVQAKN
- a CDS encoding YihY/virulence factor BrkB family protein, translating into MVKKLKHFFTNTWEILKYSRRNFLQGEPIVYSAAIAFFTIFSLPAILIILMFAGSIFFSESTVRSQLVKEVESLVSEQASTQVSSILENAVEAPTGFWGITIGLVIIIQSSTITFFIIQKALNAVWQVRTKPGVGLVQLLKNRLSALAMVANLGLLFALSLLFDTLVAMLGDQLRMLLEEHFSSTIQVVNTVFYLTIVYVFFTAILKILPDVKVPWKDALMGGAITSLLFLIGKQIINFLLGRMVISGIYAAAGSLVILLLWVFYSSVILLLGAEVTKAYAHNRGREVQPKPIATKYEK
- a CDS encoding DUF4168 domain-containing protein, with protein sequence MVLFKKGTIAAAFVATSLCFGQAAFAQQTAAPQEQQTSQTYSDEELRSFLDANTKATEIQKESRTALVSAIEEQDLSVDRFNELAKAHRQKKLEEVAENPEEIAAFSTAAQAIVQLQPEVKEKVEQAIEEEGLTMEEYNNILKAYKEDPAVQAQIRKVMAAE
- a CDS encoding bestrophin family protein, giving the protein MLIDKTIPFSYMLNKVKYDVLRVLLFSVAFHLLKHFFTDYLPPVPFQLPAILGTSISLILAFKLNQSYDRWWEARKVWGAIVNDSRSLVLQLKGFVDEERTEPRQLLHRMAYRQIAWCYSLGESLRGNEPIKEEQEANLSPEEINYIRKHSNKPLALLMCHVHDLKALLRLEAVNPYQQVQLDSTLTRLCESMGKAERIRGTVFPVTYKLIVHFFIYLFLVVLSLALVETIGVYEIPVLTFIATTFFLIEKTARHMQDPFRNKPTDTPVTAIARTIEINIKQILHDADVPKPLAAEKYYIM